One region of Streptomyces leeuwenhoekii genomic DNA includes:
- the ruvB gene encoding Holliday junction branch migration DNA helicase RuvB, producing the protein MNWDDTTDSAAGPAGERLVGSVADGEDQAVEAALRPKDLDEFIGQEKVREQLDLVLRAARARGATADHVLLSGAPGLGKTTLSMIIAAEMGAPIRITSGPAIQHAGDLAAILSSLQEGEVLFLDEIHRMSRPAEEMLYMAMEDFRVDVIVGKGPGATAIPLELPPFTLVGATTRAGLLPPPLRDRFGFTAHMEFYEPAELERVVHRSASLLDVEIEPDGAAEIAGRSRGTPRIANRLLRRVRDYAQVKADGVITKEIAEAALAVYEVDARGLDRLDRAVLHALLKLFGGGPVGLSTLAVAVGEERETVEEVAEPFLVREGLLARTPRGRIATPAAWAHLGLTPPLQQTGGKTGGNGQGDLFGT; encoded by the coding sequence ATGAACTGGGACGACACGACCGACTCCGCCGCCGGCCCCGCCGGAGAGCGGCTGGTGGGCTCGGTCGCCGACGGCGAGGACCAGGCCGTCGAGGCAGCCCTGCGCCCCAAGGACCTGGACGAGTTCATCGGCCAGGAGAAGGTCCGCGAGCAGCTCGACCTCGTCCTGCGCGCCGCCCGCGCGCGCGGCGCCACAGCCGACCACGTGCTGCTCTCCGGCGCCCCCGGCCTCGGCAAGACGACCCTGTCGATGATCATCGCGGCCGAGATGGGCGCCCCGATCCGCATCACCTCCGGGCCCGCCATCCAGCACGCCGGCGACCTCGCCGCGATCCTGTCCTCCCTCCAGGAGGGCGAGGTCCTCTTCCTCGACGAGATCCACCGCATGTCCCGGCCCGCCGAGGAGATGCTGTACATGGCGATGGAGGACTTCCGCGTCGACGTCATCGTCGGCAAGGGGCCGGGCGCCACCGCCATCCCGCTCGAACTGCCGCCCTTCACCCTGGTCGGCGCCACCACCCGCGCGGGTCTGCTGCCGCCCCCGCTGCGCGACCGCTTCGGCTTCACCGCGCACATGGAGTTCTACGAACCCGCCGAGCTGGAGCGGGTCGTCCACCGCTCCGCGAGCCTCCTCGACGTCGAGATCGAGCCGGACGGCGCCGCGGAGATCGCCGGCCGCTCCCGCGGCACCCCCCGCATCGCCAACCGCCTGCTGCGCCGCGTCCGCGACTACGCCCAGGTCAAGGCCGACGGCGTGATCACCAAGGAGATCGCGGAGGCGGCCCTGGCGGTGTACGAGGTCGACGCGCGCGGCCTGGACCGCCTCGACCGGGCCGTGCTCCACGCCCTGCTCAAGCTGTTCGGCGGCGGCCCGGTCGGCCTGTCGACCCTCGCCGTCGCGGTGGGGGAGGAGCGCGAGACGGTCGAGGAAGTGGCCGAACCCTTCCTCGTACGGGAGGGCCTGCTCGCCCGCACCCCGCGCGGACGGATCGCCACTCCCGCCGCGTGGGCGCACCTCGGCCTCACCCCGCCGCTTCAGCAGACCGGAGGAAAAACCGGCGGAAACGGACAAGGGGACCTGTTCGGGACCTGA
- the yajC gene encoding preprotein translocase subunit YajC produces the protein MSLVTLLPFIVLIGAMFLMTRSAKKKQQQALDMRNQMQPGSGVRTIGGMYATVKEVNEDTVLLDAAPGVELVFAKNSIGAVLSDDEYNRIVHGIEHDLKTDADIVPDDASSLTESDDSAAGAPDGKPVDLGKKDQADEAVAAEAKTDEEPKKTDGDTEAK, from the coding sequence GTGAGTCTCGTGACCCTCCTCCCGTTCATCGTGCTCATCGGGGCCATGTTCCTGATGACCCGGTCGGCCAAGAAGAAGCAGCAGCAGGCCCTGGATATGCGGAACCAGATGCAGCCCGGTTCCGGCGTCCGCACCATCGGGGGCATGTACGCCACGGTCAAGGAGGTCAACGAGGACACCGTCCTCCTCGACGCCGCGCCCGGCGTCGAGCTGGTCTTCGCCAAGAACTCGATCGGCGCCGTCCTCTCGGACGACGAGTACAACCGCATCGTCCACGGCATCGAGCACGACCTGAAGACCGATGCCGACATCGTCCCGGACGACGCCTCCTCCCTCACCGAGTCCGACGACTCCGCCGCCGGCGCCCCCGACGGCAAGCCCGTCGACCTCGGGAAGAAGGACCAGGCCGACGAGGCCGTGGCCGCCGAGGCGAAGACGGACGAAGAGCCGAAGAAGACCGACGGCGACACCGAGGCGAAGTAG
- the relA gene encoding GTP pyrophosphokinase: MPDEAQHLTAAKPEPASAPAAKPAPSEPQAKNDTRGPIQHAQSAPVDKPAGQPRPKPAPPERPHNAPVVRTPAGPPARSGSSNRVRARLARLGVQRANPYNPVLEPLLRIVRSNDPKIETSTLRQIERAYQVAERWHRGQKRKSGDPYITHPLAVTTILAELGMDPATLMAGLLHDTVEDTEYGLEDLRRDFGDVVALLVDGVTKLDKVKFGEAAQAETVRKMVVAMAKDPRVLVIKLADRLHNMRTMRYLKREKQEKKARETLEIYAPLAHRLGMNTIKWELEDLAFAILYPKMYDEIVRLVAERAPKRDEYLAIVTDEVQQDLRAARIKATVTGRPKHYYSVYQKMIVRGRDFAEIYDLVGIRVLVDTVRDCYAALGTVHARWNPVPGRFKDYIAMPKFNMYQSLHTTVIGPGGKPVELQIRTFDMHRRAEYGIAAHWKYKQEAVAGASKIRTDAPKSSGKDKDAINDMAWLRQLLDWQKETEDPSEFLESLRFDLSRNEVFVFTPKGDVIALPAGATPVDFAYAVHTEVGHRTIGARVNGRLVPLESTLDNGDLVEVFTSKAPGAGPSRDWLGFVKSPRARNKIRAWFSKERRDEAIEQGKDAIVRAMRKQNLPIQRILTGDSLVTLAHEMRYADISALYAAIGEGHVSAQNIVQKLVQALGGEEAATEEIDESVPPSRGRGRKRRTSADPGVVVKGVEDVWVKLARCCTPVPGDPIIGFVTRGSGVSVHRSDCVNVESLSREPERILDVEWAPTQSSVFLVAIQVEALDRSRLLSDVTRVLSDQHVNILSAAVQTSRDRVATSRFTFEMGDPKHLGHVLKAVRGVEGVYDVYRVTSARRPS, encoded by the coding sequence TTGCCAGACGAGGCCCAGCACCTGACCGCCGCCAAGCCCGAGCCCGCCTCGGCGCCCGCGGCGAAACCCGCGCCGAGCGAGCCGCAGGCGAAGAACGACACCCGCGGGCCGATCCAGCACGCCCAGTCCGCGCCCGTCGACAAGCCGGCCGGGCAGCCCCGCCCGAAGCCGGCCCCGCCCGAGCGCCCGCACAACGCGCCGGTCGTGCGCACCCCCGCCGGGCCACCCGCCCGCTCCGGCTCCTCCAACCGCGTCCGCGCCCGCCTCGCCCGCCTCGGCGTCCAGCGCGCCAACCCCTACAACCCGGTGCTGGAGCCGCTGCTGCGGATAGTCCGCAGCAACGACCCGAAGATCGAGACGTCGACGCTCCGCCAGATCGAGCGCGCCTACCAGGTCGCCGAGCGCTGGCACCGCGGCCAGAAGCGCAAGAGCGGCGACCCGTACATCACGCACCCTCTCGCCGTCACCACCATCCTCGCCGAGCTCGGCATGGACCCGGCCACCCTCATGGCGGGCCTGCTGCACGACACGGTCGAGGACACCGAGTACGGCCTGGAGGACCTGCGCCGCGACTTCGGCGACGTGGTCGCCCTGCTCGTCGACGGCGTCACCAAATTGGACAAGGTCAAGTTCGGTGAGGCCGCCCAGGCCGAGACCGTGCGCAAGATGGTCGTCGCCATGGCCAAGGACCCCCGCGTCCTGGTCATCAAGCTCGCCGACCGCCTGCACAACATGCGCACCATGCGCTACCTCAAGCGGGAGAAGCAGGAGAAGAAGGCGCGCGAGACGCTGGAGATCTACGCGCCGCTCGCCCACCGCCTGGGCATGAACACCATCAAGTGGGAGCTGGAGGACCTCGCCTTCGCGATCCTCTACCCCAAGATGTACGACGAGATCGTCCGCCTCGTCGCCGAGCGCGCCCCCAAGCGCGACGAGTACCTCGCCATCGTCACCGACGAGGTGCAGCAGGACCTGCGTGCCGCCCGCATCAAGGCGACCGTCACCGGCCGCCCCAAGCACTACTACAGCGTCTACCAGAAGATGATCGTCCGCGGCCGTGACTTCGCGGAGATCTACGATCTGGTGGGCATCCGCGTCCTCGTGGACACCGTCCGCGACTGCTACGCGGCCCTCGGCACGGTGCACGCGCGATGGAACCCGGTCCCCGGCCGGTTCAAGGACTACATCGCGATGCCCAAGTTCAACATGTACCAGTCGCTGCACACGACGGTCATCGGCCCGGGCGGCAAGCCCGTCGAGCTCCAGATCCGCACGTTCGACATGCACCGCCGCGCCGAGTACGGCATCGCCGCGCACTGGAAGTACAAGCAGGAGGCCGTCGCCGGCGCCTCCAAGATCCGCACGGACGCCCCCAAGTCCTCCGGCAAGGACAAGGACGCCATCAACGACATGGCGTGGCTGCGGCAGCTCCTGGACTGGCAGAAGGAGACCGAGGACCCGAGCGAGTTCCTGGAATCGCTGCGCTTCGACCTCTCCCGCAACGAGGTCTTCGTCTTCACCCCCAAGGGCGACGTCATCGCGCTCCCGGCCGGGGCGACCCCGGTCGACTTCGCCTACGCCGTCCACACCGAGGTCGGCCACCGCACCATAGGCGCACGGGTCAACGGCCGCCTGGTGCCGCTCGAATCGACCCTCGACAACGGCGACCTGGTGGAGGTCTTCACCTCCAAGGCGCCCGGTGCGGGCCCCTCCCGCGACTGGCTCGGTTTCGTGAAGTCGCCGCGCGCCCGCAACAAGATCAGGGCGTGGTTCTCCAAGGAACGCCGCGACGAGGCGATCGAGCAGGGCAAGGACGCGATCGTCCGCGCGATGCGCAAGCAGAACCTGCCGATCCAGCGCATCCTGACCGGCGACTCCCTGGTGACGCTCGCGCACGAGATGCGCTACGCGGACATCTCCGCGCTGTACGCCGCGATCGGCGAGGGCCATGTCTCCGCGCAGAACATCGTGCAGAAACTGGTCCAGGCGCTCGGCGGCGAGGAGGCGGCCACCGAGGAGATCGACGAGTCGGTCCCGCCGTCCCGCGGCCGCGGCCGCAAACGCCGCACCAGCGCGGACCCCGGTGTCGTCGTCAAGGGCGTCGAGGACGTGTGGGTCAAGCTCGCCCGTTGCTGTACGCCCGTCCCCGGCGACCCGATCATCGGCTTCGTCACCCGCGGCAGCGGTGTATCGGTTCACCGCAGCGACTGTGTGAACGTGGAGTCGCTCTCCCGTGAGCCGGAGCGCATCCTCGACGTCGAGTGGGCGCCCACCCAGTCCTCGGTCTTCCTGGTCGCCATACAGGTCGAGGCGCTGGACCGCTCCCGGCTGCTGTCGGACGTCACACGCGTGCTGTCCGACCAGCACGTCAACATCCTCTCCGCGGCCGTCCAGACCTCCCGGGACCGCGTCGCCACCTCCCGCTTCACCTTCGAGATGGGCGACCCGAAGCATCTCGGGCACGTCCTGAAGGCGGTGCGCGGCGTGGAGGGCGTCTACGACGTGTACCGGGTGACGTCGGCACGCAGGCCGTCGTAA
- the ruvC gene encoding crossover junction endodeoxyribonuclease RuvC, which yields MRVLGVDPGLTRCGVGVVEGVAGRPLTMLGVGVVRTPADAELGHRLVAIEQGIEHWLDEHRPEYVAVERVFSQHNVRTVMGTAQASAVALLCASRRGIPVALHTPSEVKAAVTGSGRADKAQVGAMVTRLLRLAAPPRPADAADALALAICHIWRAPAQNRLQQAVARHQGTAARTSPAPPASRAPGTPGAPSAVPHASKGRTA from the coding sequence GTGCGCGTACTGGGGGTGGACCCGGGGCTGACCCGCTGCGGTGTCGGCGTGGTCGAGGGCGTAGCCGGGCGACCGCTCACCATGCTCGGCGTGGGCGTCGTGCGCACCCCCGCGGACGCGGAGCTCGGACACCGCCTCGTCGCCATCGAGCAGGGCATCGAACACTGGCTCGACGAGCACCGCCCGGAGTACGTGGCGGTGGAGCGGGTCTTCAGCCAGCACAACGTCCGCACGGTCATGGGCACCGCCCAGGCCAGCGCCGTCGCCCTGCTGTGCGCCTCCCGCCGCGGGATCCCCGTCGCCCTGCACACCCCGAGCGAGGTCAAGGCCGCCGTCACCGGCAGCGGCCGCGCCGACAAGGCCCAGGTGGGCGCCATGGTCACCCGCCTGCTGCGGCTCGCCGCGCCCCCCAGGCCCGCCGACGCCGCCGACGCCCTCGCCCTGGCCATCTGCCACATCTGGCGGGCCCCCGCCCAGAACCGGCTCCAGCAGGCCGTCGCCCGGCACCAGGGCACGGCCGCCCGGACATCCCCCGCCCCCCCGGCGTCCCGAGCCCCCGGAACACCGGGGGCTCCCTCCGCAGTCCCGCACGCATCGAAAGGCCGTACGGCATGA
- the secD gene encoding protein translocase subunit SecD, whose product MPAPRKGRSASAQSKPGRSLALILIAIVALTGGMFASGHTTPRLGIDLAGGTSITLRAVPEAGQESAINKTNMDTAVSIMERRVNGLGVSESEVQTQGDDNIIVNIPKGTNSKQAREQVGTTAKLYFRPVLATEVSGAAPTASPSGSASPSASASNKATDGEKASSSPSASASPTASATTQGRAVTDALKAEPTPSGSGSASASSSPGGSASPSPSGGAAGDADSKLQAAYAALDCADPAARAKAGDGSKPSDPIVACGNSQGQWQKYLLGPAEVDGTDVDKAQAVFNTQTAAGWTVTMDFTDEGAKKFASITGKLAQNQSPQDQFAIVLDNDVVSSPYVNEALTGGNAEISGSFTQEEAQSLANMLSYGALPLTFKEDSVTTVTAALGGDQLQAGLIAGAIGLALVVLYLLVYYRGLSFIAVASLLVSAALTYVIMSLLGPAIGFALNLPAVCGAIVAIGITADSFIVYFERVRDEIREGRSLRPAVERAWPRARRTILVSDFVSFLAAAVLFIVTVGKVQGFAFTLGLTTLLDVVVVFLFTKPLLTLMARRKFFADGHKWSGLDPRSLGAKPPLRRTRRPVRPAGPVDPKEA is encoded by the coding sequence GTGCCAGCACCTAGAAAGGGCCGGAGCGCGAGCGCCCAGAGCAAGCCGGGGCGCTCGCTGGCCCTGATCTTGATCGCCATCGTGGCGCTCACCGGCGGTATGTTCGCCTCCGGACACACCACTCCGCGTCTCGGCATCGACCTGGCCGGCGGTACGAGCATCACGCTCCGGGCGGTTCCCGAGGCCGGCCAGGAGTCCGCGATCAACAAGACCAACATGGACACGGCGGTCTCCATCATGGAGCGCCGTGTCAACGGTCTTGGCGTCTCGGAGTCCGAGGTCCAGACCCAGGGCGACGACAACATCATCGTCAACATTCCCAAGGGCACGAACTCCAAGCAGGCCCGGGAGCAGGTCGGCACCACCGCCAAGCTCTACTTCCGCCCGGTCCTCGCCACCGAGGTCTCCGGCGCCGCCCCGACGGCCAGCCCTTCGGGGAGCGCCTCCCCGAGCGCCTCGGCCTCGAACAAGGCCACGGACGGCGAGAAGGCGAGCTCGTCGCCGTCCGCCTCCGCCAGCCCCACGGCGAGCGCGACCACCCAGGGCCGCGCGGTCACCGACGCCCTGAAGGCCGAGCCGACCCCGTCCGGCAGCGGCTCCGCGAGCGCCTCCTCGTCCCCCGGCGGCAGCGCCTCCCCGTCCCCGAGCGGCGGCGCCGCCGGTGACGCGGACAGCAAGCTCCAGGCCGCCTACGCCGCCCTGGACTGCGCCGACCCGGCGGCCCGCGCCAAGGCCGGCGACGGTTCCAAGCCGAGCGATCCCATCGTGGCCTGCGGCAACTCGCAGGGCCAGTGGCAGAAGTACCTCCTCGGTCCCGCCGAGGTCGACGGCACGGACGTCGACAAGGCCCAGGCCGTCTTCAACACCCAGACCGCCGCCGGCTGGACCGTGACCATGGACTTCACGGACGAGGGCGCCAAGAAGTTCGCGAGCATCACCGGCAAGCTGGCGCAGAACCAGTCCCCGCAGGACCAGTTCGCCATCGTCCTGGACAACGACGTCGTCTCCAGCCCGTACGTCAACGAGGCGCTGACCGGCGGCAACGCCGAGATCTCCGGCAGCTTCACCCAGGAGGAAGCCCAGAGCCTGGCCAACATGCTGTCCTACGGCGCCCTGCCGCTGACCTTCAAGGAGGACAGCGTCACCACCGTCACCGCCGCCCTCGGCGGGGACCAGCTGCAGGCCGGTCTGATCGCGGGCGCCATCGGCCTCGCCCTGGTCGTGCTCTACCTGCTGGTCTACTACCGCGGCCTGTCCTTCATCGCCGTCGCCTCGCTGCTGGTCTCCGCGGCCCTCACCTACGTGATCATGTCGCTGCTGGGCCCGGCCATCGGCTTCGCGCTGAACCTGCCGGCCGTCTGCGGTGCCATCGTCGCCATCGGCATCACCGCGGACTCGTTCATCGTGTACTTCGAACGAGTCCGCGACGAGATCCGCGAGGGCCGCTCGCTGCGCCCCGCCGTCGAGCGGGCCTGGCCGCGCGCCCGGCGCACCATCCTGGTCTCCGACTTCGTGTCGTTCCTCGCCGCCGCGGTGCTCTTCATCGTCACCGTCGGCAAGGTCCAGGGCTTCGCGTTCACGCTCGGCCTGACCACCCTCCTCGACGTCGTGGTGGTGTTCCTCTTCACCAAGCCGCTGCTGACGCTGATGGCCCGCCGGAAGTTCTTCGCCGACGGCCACAAGTGGTCCGGTCTCGACCCCAGGAGCCTGGGTGCCAAGCCGCCGCTGCGCCGCACCCGCCGTCCCGTCCGCCCCGCCGGCCCCGTCGACCCGAAGGAGGCGTGA
- the secF gene encoding protein translocase subunit SecF, with amino-acid sequence MSKLGNLGARLHRGEVGYDFVKNRKIWYGISILITITAIVGLAVRGLNMGIEFQGGAVFTTPKNTAVSVAQAEEHAEEASGHDAIVQKLGDGSLRIQVAGIDTGKSDQIKEDLAEDLKVDAEQINADLVGPSWGDQIANKAWQGLGIFLILVVIYLAIAFEWRMALAAFVALIHDITITVGIYALVGFEVTPGTVIGLLTILGYSLYDTVVVFDSLKEQTKDIGKQTRWTYSDVANRSINSTLVRSVNTTVVALLPVAGLLFIGGGVLGAGMLNDISLSLFVGLAAGAYSSIFIATPLVADLKELEPQMKALKKRVLAKRAQAVAKGEPTEAELAEGGAFAEEASDIEDAEDAEVPQNAAPAVVGPRNQPASRSRGRGRPSGKRR; translated from the coding sequence ATGTCGAAGCTCGGCAACCTCGGCGCCCGACTGCACCGTGGCGAGGTCGGCTACGACTTCGTCAAGAACCGCAAGATCTGGTACGGCATCTCGATCCTGATCACCATCACGGCCATCGTCGGCCTGGCGGTGCGCGGCCTGAACATGGGCATCGAGTTCCAGGGCGGTGCCGTCTTCACCACGCCGAAGAACACCGCCGTCTCCGTGGCGCAGGCCGAGGAGCACGCCGAGGAGGCGTCCGGCCACGACGCCATCGTGCAGAAGCTCGGCGACGGCAGCCTGCGCATCCAGGTCGCGGGCATCGACACCGGCAAGTCGGACCAGATCAAGGAAGACCTCGCCGAGGACCTGAAGGTCGACGCGGAGCAGATCAACGCCGATCTGGTCGGCCCGAGCTGGGGCGACCAGATCGCCAACAAGGCGTGGCAGGGCCTCGGGATCTTCCTGATCCTCGTGGTGATCTACCTCGCGATCGCGTTCGAGTGGCGGATGGCGCTCGCCGCGTTCGTCGCGCTGATCCACGACATCACCATCACCGTCGGCATCTACGCCCTCGTCGGCTTCGAGGTCACGCCGGGCACGGTGATCGGTCTGCTGACCATCCTCGGTTATTCGCTCTACGACACGGTCGTCGTCTTCGACAGCCTCAAGGAGCAGACCAAGGACATCGGCAAGCAGACCCGCTGGACCTACAGCGACGTCGCCAACCGCTCGATCAACAGCACCCTGGTCCGCTCCGTCAACACCACGGTGGTCGCGCTGCTGCCGGTCGCGGGCCTGCTGTTCATCGGCGGTGGCGTGCTCGGCGCGGGCATGCTCAACGACATCTCGCTGTCGCTGTTCGTCGGCCTGGCGGCCGGCGCGTACTCCTCGATCTTCATCGCCACGCCGCTCGTCGCCGATCTCAAGGAGCTCGAGCCGCAGATGAAGGCGCTGAAGAAGCGCGTCCTGGCCAAGCGCGCACAGGCCGTGGCCAAGGGCGAGCCCACGGAGGCGGAGCTCGCCGAAGGGGGCGCCTTCGCCGAGGAGGCCTCGGACATCGAGGACGCGGAGGACGCCGAGGTGCCGCAGAACGCGGCCCCGGCCGTCGTCGGTCCCCGCAACCAGCCCGCGTCCCGCAGCCGGGGCCGCGGCCGTCCGTCGGGGAAGCGCCGATGA
- the ruvA gene encoding Holliday junction branch migration protein RuvA, which translates to MIAFVSGTVAALAPDTAVIEVGGVGMALQCTPSTLSTLRVGRSAKLATSLVVREDSLTLYGFADDDERQVFELLQTASGVGPRLAQAMLAVHTPDALRRAVSTADEKALTAVPGIGKKGAQKLLLELKDRLGEPVGAPAAATPAAAGWRDQLHAALIGLGYATREADEAVAAVAPQAEAAGGTPQVGRLLKAALQTLNRAR; encoded by the coding sequence ATGATCGCCTTCGTCAGCGGCACGGTCGCCGCACTCGCCCCCGACACCGCGGTGATCGAGGTCGGCGGCGTCGGCATGGCCCTGCAGTGCACGCCCAGCACGCTCTCCACGCTCCGCGTCGGCCGGTCCGCCAAGCTCGCCACCTCACTCGTGGTACGCGAGGACTCCCTGACCCTGTACGGCTTCGCGGACGACGACGAGCGCCAGGTCTTCGAGCTGCTCCAGACCGCCAGCGGCGTCGGCCCCCGCCTCGCCCAGGCCATGCTGGCCGTGCACACCCCGGACGCCCTGCGCCGCGCGGTCTCCACCGCCGACGAGAAGGCGCTCACCGCCGTCCCCGGCATCGGCAAGAAGGGCGCCCAGAAGCTGCTGCTGGAGCTCAAGGACCGCCTGGGCGAGCCCGTCGGCGCCCCCGCCGCCGCGACCCCGGCCGCCGCCGGCTGGCGCGACCAGTTGCACGCCGCCCTCATCGGCCTCGGGTACGCCACCCGGGAGGCCGACGAGGCCGTGGCCGCCGTGGCGCCGCAGGCCGAGGCCGCCGGCGGCACCCCCCAGGTGGGACGGCTGCTGAAGGCGGCCCTGCAGACGCTCAACCGTGCCCGATAG
- a CDS encoding adenine phosphoribosyltransferase — translation MTDIRELLLSRIRDVADYPEPGVMFKDITPLLADPGAFTALTDELARIAERHAATKIVGLEARGFILGAPVAVRAGLGFIPVRKAGKLPGATLRQSYDLEYGSAEIEVHAEDLSAGDRVLVVDDVLATGGTAEASLQLIRRAGAEVAGVAVLMELAFLGGRARLEPALEGAPLEALLTV, via the coding sequence ATGACCGACATCCGCGAACTGCTCCTCAGCCGTATCCGCGACGTGGCCGACTATCCGGAGCCGGGCGTGATGTTCAAGGACATCACCCCCCTCCTGGCCGACCCGGGGGCGTTCACCGCGCTCACCGACGAGCTGGCCCGGATCGCGGAGCGGCACGCCGCCACCAAGATCGTCGGCCTGGAGGCGCGCGGGTTCATCCTGGGCGCCCCGGTCGCGGTCCGAGCGGGCCTCGGCTTCATCCCCGTACGCAAGGCGGGCAAGCTCCCCGGAGCCACCCTCCGGCAGTCGTACGACCTGGAGTACGGCTCCGCCGAGATCGAGGTGCACGCCGAGGACCTGAGCGCCGGCGACCGCGTGCTGGTCGTCGACGACGTCCTCGCCACCGGCGGCACGGCCGAGGCGTCCCTCCAGCTCATCCGCAGGGCGGGCGCCGAGGTCGCGGGCGTCGCCGTCCTGATGGAACTGGCCTTCCTCGGCGGGCGGGCCCGTCTGGAGCCGGCCCTGGAGGGCGCCCCGCTCGAGGCACTGCTCACCGTCTGA